Proteins found in one Pseudanabaena sp. FACHB-2040 genomic segment:
- a CDS encoding ATP-binding protein, with protein sequence MDRPAVASNGPEPISPPQGQQSLILKRDFFGQGSEMASLISAFDWSATPLGPIEAWPQSLKSLVKTLLASRYPMVLIWGANLTQFYNDAYSQLIGDKHPAALGIDIRVTLAEAWHTLSPMIEKVMQTGVANWTPALLLVLERSGYREESYFSVSHSPAEDDDGQIVGMFGVCSEVTQQILGERRLRLLRDLSSKAGEIRSVAATCQDVVGAIAAHPLDVPFALLYLCEPGGKTLSLQGSTGIEASASVCPPAVDWATAADQIWPLAAAMQGETVLVEAVDGRVTVPGGPWQEPVQSALAMPLMVSDQNMPQGVLVAGISPNRALDEGYRSFYELLAGQVSAALRNASAYEEERQRAEALAKLDRAKTTFFSNVSHEFRTPLTLMLGPLEATLNSLEERLQPDEREQLLMVQRNGLRLLKLVNNLLDFSRIEADRVQADFQPTDLSQLTAELASIFRSAIETAGLHLVIDCTPLPEPVYVDQSMWEKIVLNLLSNAFKFTFEGEIQVSLRVGEWESEWVDGWESGRVNEWERSNTNNHPSTHLPRHPAAVLEIRDTGIGIAAEELPYLFDRFHQVEGARGRTHEGSGIGLSLVQELVKLHGGRVEVASEVRQGTTFTVVLPMGLAHLPADAVRATGSPSVSSQSVNAAPYVEEALRWLPEADSAGTSKAAPSPFRILLADDNADMRDYVKRLLGQHYRVETVANGRDALATARTEPPDLILSDVMMPELDGLALLHELRSDARTREIPVILLSARAGEESRIEGLQTGADDYLIKPFSARELLARVEANLEAAQLRRAPMDQREQLLQADRKRLEETLAEREAELRLITNAVPVLISYVDADQRYRFNNRGYEEWFGYPADELYGKHLREVLGEAAYSATRPYIEQALSGQQVTFEHQVTLKNRGVRYISATYVPRYGKEGRIEGFVALITDISDRKQHEQEREQLLARERTARAEAEAANRLKDEFLAIVSHELRTPLNSILGWSHLLLNRKLDEASTVKGLKTIWRNGNLQNKLIDDILDVARIVQGKLQLELQPVGLVTLIDAAIEEIRPTAEAKDLYIESFLDPSVGQVLGDITRLQQIVWNLLSNAVKFTPNGGHVSVYLRQIEAQAQITVTDTGQGISADLLPYIFERFRQGDSSRTRAQTGLGLGLAIVKSLVEMHQGEVQVMSAGEGKGATFTVLLPTQQARQVFSATSSTNENALPNLTDWRILVIDDDENTRELTAFILEQLQAQVTAAVSASTGFAEILNQRPDVIICDIGMPDEDGHALIRRVRAWEAEQGLTPIPALALTAFTRDEDKQAALTAGFQQYLAKPVDPDQLVATVASLLKP encoded by the coding sequence TTGGATCGCCCTGCCGTAGCCAGCAATGGGCCTGAACCGATATCACCACCTCAGGGTCAGCAATCGCTGATTCTCAAGCGGGACTTCTTTGGTCAGGGCAGTGAGATGGCAAGCCTGATTAGTGCCTTTGACTGGTCAGCTACGCCACTCGGCCCGATTGAAGCTTGGCCGCAGAGCCTGAAATCGCTGGTCAAAACGCTGTTGGCCTCACGCTACCCGATGGTGCTGATTTGGGGCGCGAACCTAACTCAGTTTTACAACGACGCCTACTCTCAGCTAATCGGCGACAAGCATCCGGCAGCGCTCGGGATTGATATCCGGGTGACGCTGGCTGAGGCTTGGCATACGCTAAGCCCGATGATTGAAAAGGTGATGCAGACAGGTGTAGCTAACTGGACTCCGGCGCTGCTCCTGGTGCTTGAGCGCTCTGGCTATCGTGAGGAGTCGTACTTTAGCGTTTCCCATTCTCCGGCAGAGGATGACGACGGGCAGATTGTCGGTATGTTTGGGGTGTGTAGCGAGGTCACTCAGCAGATTTTAGGGGAGCGGCGGCTACGGCTGCTGCGCGATTTGTCTTCTAAGGCGGGTGAGATTCGCAGCGTTGCGGCGACCTGCCAGGATGTGGTGGGTGCGATCGCAGCCCATCCCCTCGATGTTCCCTTTGCGCTGCTCTACCTGTGTGAACCTGGCGGCAAAACCTTAAGCCTACAAGGCAGCACAGGAATTGAAGCCAGCGCCAGTGTCTGCCCTCCCGCCGTTGACTGGGCGACGGCAGCGGATCAGATCTGGCCCTTGGCTGCCGCTATGCAGGGCGAGACGGTTTTGGTCGAAGCCGTTGATGGCCGAGTGACGGTGCCGGGCGGCCCCTGGCAAGAGCCGGTTCAGAGCGCCCTAGCCATGCCGCTGATGGTGTCGGATCAGAATATGCCGCAGGGCGTCTTAGTGGCAGGCATTAGCCCTAATAGGGCTTTGGATGAAGGATATCGCTCGTTTTATGAGCTTTTGGCCGGTCAAGTATCCGCTGCACTGCGAAACGCCTCGGCCTATGAGGAGGAGCGCCAGCGGGCCGAGGCTCTAGCCAAGCTAGACCGAGCTAAGACAACCTTCTTCAGCAACGTATCCCACGAGTTTCGCACCCCCCTCACCCTGATGCTAGGGCCTCTAGAGGCGACGTTGAACAGTTTAGAGGAGCGTCTGCAGCCAGACGAACGCGAGCAGCTATTAATGGTGCAGCGAAACGGCCTACGGCTGCTCAAACTGGTCAACAACCTGCTAGATTTCTCGCGAATTGAAGCCGATCGCGTTCAGGCAGATTTTCAGCCGACCGATTTATCCCAGCTGACCGCTGAGCTGGCAAGTATTTTTCGATCAGCCATTGAGACGGCTGGCCTGCATCTGGTAATTGACTGCACTCCCCTGCCAGAGCCGGTGTATGTAGACCAGAGCATGTGGGAGAAGATCGTCCTCAACCTTCTTTCCAATGCGTTTAAGTTCACTTTCGAGGGCGAGATTCAGGTCAGTCTGAGAGTGGGTGAGTGGGAGAGTGAGTGGGTGGATGGGTGGGAGAGTGGCAGAGTGAATGAGTGGGAGAGGAGCAACACAAACAATCACCCATCCACCCATCTACCTCGCCACCCCGCTGCTGTATTAGAGATCCGCGATACCGGCATCGGCATTGCAGCGGAGGAGTTGCCCTATCTATTTGATCGTTTTCATCAGGTTGAAGGAGCGCGGGGGCGCACCCATGAGGGGTCGGGCATTGGTCTATCCCTTGTGCAAGAACTCGTCAAGCTACATGGGGGCCGAGTTGAGGTCGCTAGTGAGGTGAGACAGGGCACAACCTTTACAGTGGTGCTGCCTATGGGACTGGCTCACCTACCTGCCGATGCAGTGCGGGCCACTGGCAGCCCCTCTGTGAGTTCTCAGTCTGTTAACGCAGCGCCCTACGTGGAAGAGGCGCTGCGATGGTTGCCCGAGGCAGACAGTGCCGGAACCAGTAAGGCTGCACCCTCTCCTTTTCGCATTCTGTTGGCTGACGATAATGCCGACATGCGCGACTATGTGAAGCGGCTGTTGGGCCAGCACTATCGGGTAGAAACGGTTGCTAACGGCAGAGATGCCCTAGCCACTGCGCGAACCGAACCCCCAGACTTAATCCTGAGTGATGTGATGATGCCAGAGCTAGACGGCCTGGCGTTGCTACATGAGCTCAGAAGCGATGCTCGCACGCGGGAAATTCCAGTTATTCTGCTGTCTGCTCGGGCGGGTGAAGAATCTAGAATTGAGGGACTGCAAACCGGCGCAGATGACTATCTGATCAAGCCCTTCTCTGCGCGCGAGCTGCTGGCTCGGGTAGAGGCCAACTTAGAGGCGGCGCAGCTGCGGCGAGCTCCTATGGACCAGCGAGAGCAGCTGCTACAGGCCGATCGCAAACGTTTAGAAGAGACTTTGGCAGAACGAGAAGCAGAACTACGGCTAATCACCAATGCCGTCCCGGTGCTGATTTCCTATGTTGATGCAGACCAGCGCTACCGCTTTAATAACCGGGGCTATGAAGAGTGGTTTGGCTACCCAGCCGACGAACTGTACGGCAAGCACCTGCGGGAGGTCTTGGGTGAGGCTGCCTACAGCGCTACTCGGCCCTATATAGAACAAGCTTTGTCGGGTCAACAGGTAACTTTTGAACATCAAGTCACGCTCAAGAACAGGGGAGTTCGCTATATCAGTGCCACCTATGTTCCTCGTTACGGTAAGGAGGGGCGCATTGAAGGCTTTGTGGCGCTGATTACAGATATTAGCGATCGCAAGCAGCACGAGCAGGAACGGGAACAGCTCCTAGCCCGCGAGCGCACTGCCCGAGCCGAGGCCGAAGCCGCTAACCGGCTTAAAGACGAATTTTTGGCTATTGTCTCCCATGAGCTTCGCACCCCGCTCAACTCAATTTTGGGTTGGTCTCATTTGCTGCTAAACCGCAAGCTAGATGAGGCCTCTACTGTAAAAGGCTTAAAGACCATTTGGCGCAATGGCAATCTGCAAAACAAGCTCATCGACGATATTCTCGATGTTGCTCGTATCGTTCAAGGCAAGCTGCAGCTAGAGCTGCAGCCGGTAGGCTTGGTCACGCTCATCGATGCTGCGATTGAAGAAATTCGCCCAACCGCAGAAGCAAAAGACCTTTACATTGAATCATTCCTTGATCCATCAGTTGGGCAGGTGCTAGGCGATATTACCCGGCTACAGCAAATTGTCTGGAATTTGCTGTCTAATGCAGTTAAGTTTACGCCCAATGGGGGACATGTCTCGGTTTACCTCCGACAAATTGAGGCCCAGGCTCAGATCACTGTCACAGATACAGGTCAGGGGATTTCGGCGGACCTTCTGCCCTACATCTTTGAGCGCTTCCGGCAAGGAGACAGCAGTAGAACTAGGGCGCAAACGGGGCTAGGGCTAGGACTTGCGATCGTCAAGAGCCTGGTCGAGATGCACCAGGGTGAAGTTCAGGTAATGAGCGCTGGGGAGGGTAAAGGAGCTACTTTCACGGTGCTGCTGCCGACCCAACAGGCGCGGCAGGTCTTCTCAGCCACTAGCTCTACCAACGAGAACGCTCTCCCCAATCTCACCGATTGGCGAATTCTCGTCATTGACGATGATGAAAATACGCGAGAGCTGACAGCTTTCATCCTAGAGCAGCTTCAGGCCCAGGTTACGGCAGCCGTATCTGCCAGCACAGGCTTTGCTGAAATCCTCAATCAGCGACCCGATGTCATTATTTGTGATATCGGTATGCCTGACGAAGACGGTCATGCACTCATCCGTCGAGTTAGGGCTTGGGAAGCTGAGCAGGGGCTGACGCCGATTCCAGCGCTAGCCTTAACGGCTTTTACCCGCGACGAGGATAAGCAAGCGGCCTTGACGGCAGGCTTTCAGCAGTATTTAGCCAAACCTGTTGATCCAGATCAGCTAGTTGCAACCGTCGCCAGTCTGCTCAAGCCATAA
- a CDS encoding alpha/beta hydrolase-fold protein, with protein sequence MKSTRNQTGQLFSRPSPPTEAGLASGLHSLGLESERDGLIYVPKNYQPGSPAPLVLMLHGAGGDAERALRILAGLADDYGLLLLAVESRGRTWDVIIRSYGPDIAAIDRALEQTFRRYAVDAGRVAIAGFSDGASYALSVGITNGDLFTHVIAFSPGFMVPATQQGEPRIFISHGTGDPVLPIDRCSRKIVPQLQQAGYDTRYREFEGGHIVPADLSREAMTWLTT encoded by the coding sequence GTGAAAAGCACACGCAATCAAACAGGGCAGCTCTTCTCTCGCCCGAGCCCGCCTACTGAAGCAGGCTTAGCTAGCGGGCTACATTCCCTAGGGCTAGAGAGCGAACGGGATGGGCTGATCTATGTGCCTAAAAACTATCAGCCTGGTAGTCCGGCTCCGCTGGTGTTGATGCTGCACGGGGCGGGCGGTGATGCTGAGAGAGCCTTGAGAATTTTGGCAGGATTGGCCGATGACTACGGACTGCTGTTGCTAGCCGTGGAGTCTCGCGGTCGCACTTGGGACGTAATTATTCGCAGCTATGGGCCTGATATTGCCGCTATTGATCGGGCGTTGGAACAAACGTTTAGGCGCTATGCGGTTGATGCAGGCCGAGTTGCGATCGCAGGTTTCTCCGATGGCGCTTCCTACGCGCTCTCTGTCGGCATTACCAACGGCGATTTGTTTACCCATGTGATCGCTTTTTCCCCTGGCTTTATGGTTCCTGCCACCCAGCAAGGCGAGCCTCGCATCTTCATCTCCCACGGTACAGGAGACCCTGTGCTGCCGATTGATAGGTGTAGCCGCAAAATTGTCCCTCAACTACAGCAAGCAGGCTATGACACGCGCTATCGAGAGTTCGAGGGAGGCCATATAGTTCCGGCTGACCTTTCCCGTGAAGCCATGACCTGGTTGACCACCTAG